In Odontesthes bonariensis isolate fOdoBon6 chromosome 9, fOdoBon6.hap1, whole genome shotgun sequence, the following proteins share a genomic window:
- the stard13b gene encoding stAR-related lipid transfer protein 13 isoform X2, with protein MFRELPESTGNECLGSMTPETQDIYLRMDHHRRRSGYRLGRIIARQQLLKRIAGEIEAKEACDWLRAAGFPQYAQLFEDSQFPIDITPVKRDHDFLDKDLVEPLCRRLNTLNKCASMKLDVNLPKKKSEDSDEEDLFAISDKWTFEWSSRRWSRLQDIDCLLRNHREGQTSRDGVPLRTTTSSESVLTDLSEPEVSSLHSESSGGSSHRGPSTEDSDCSNRTCSDSAAMPDSTSLTMPHIPKEFPHYGSLPNKHGKTSRIRAKDFLKRMETLRSCGSLGKSRKTLVISSPMLQQEAQALKTLRCVEIINGDGGAPEPPSSDVLPPQSSSEGSSHSSGSTVSTPSLKERKPHQTDYKRSGMYLEDIDIFSGTQMKKVAEQNRRNEFCSHEDLVVHIPKDHKPGTFPKALSIESLSPTNGASINWHTDTVHRDSPLRSCRKESRPAPQCCSRGSRISVYDNVPGSHLYASTGDLMDLEKEDLFPHLDDILLHVNGLQQIVDHWSKNVLPGGEGVAPVDGQRKDLNSLQSSSQITLEFEGNSVTESQTTPSDGDRDKVSLVEAESTKLRERRDSGVGASLTRPNRLRWPSFQISNRLSHSVASLQITNQSAGQLSLLQKFSLLRLTAIMEKYSMSNKHGWTWAVPKFMKRMKVPDYKDKNVFGVPLIVHVQRSGQPLPLGLQQALRYLRSQCLDQVGLFRKSGVKSRIQALRQMNESSPDNVNYEDQSAYDVADMVKQFFRDLPEPLLTSKLGETFLHIYQDVPKDQRLQAVQAAIMLMSDENREVLQTLLCFLSDVTSSVEENQMTPMNIAVCLAPSLFHLNILKKDNLSPKAMQKKYSTGRPDQKDLNENLAATQGLAHMIIECNRLFEIPHEMVTQSRNSYVEADLHAPTIDELSKQLEDDDGTYQTHMEGRLQNLLKEAREKSKYWVSCSSSDNTELYYKKVGDGNPLRHWRVSVEVEAPPSVVLNRVLRERHLWDMDLLQWKVCETLDKQTEVFQYVLNRMPPHPSRDFLVLRSWRTDLPKGACSLVSVSIEHEDCPPIGGIRAVVLESNYLLEPCGSGKSRLTQICRVDLKGRTSDWYNKAFGHLCAAEAARIRNSFQPLITDGPETKI; from the exons AAATTGAGGCAAAGGAGGCGTGTGACTGGCTGCGGGCAGCAGGATTTCCCCAGTATGCTCAGCTCTTTGAAG ATTCTCAGTTTCCAATTGACATAACGCCTGTGAAAAGAGATCATGACTTTCTAGACAAAGACCTTGTGGAGCCTCTGTGCAG GCGACTCAACACACTGAACAAGTGTGCTTCTATGAAACTTGATGTGAACCTTCCAAAGAAGAAA AGTGAAGACTCTGATGAAGAAGACCTGTTTGCCATCAGTGACAAATGGACCTTTGAGTGGAGCAGCAGGCGTTGGTCCAGGTTACAGGACATTGATTGTCTGCTTAGAAACCACAGAGAGGGCCAGACATCCAGAGACGGCGTGCCTCTGAGAACCACCACCAGCAGCGAGAGTGTTCTGACAGACCTCAGCGAGCCAGAGGTTTCTTCGTTGCACAGTGAAAGCAGCGGAGGCAGCAGTCATAGGGGTCCCAGCACAGAGGACTCTGACTGCTCTAACCGAACCTGCTCAGATTCTGCTGCGATGCCAGACTCTACTTCTCTTACAATGCCTCACATCCCCAAAGAATTTCCTCACTACGGCTCTCTACCTAATAAGCATGGCAAGACAAGTCGCATCCGAGCCAAAGACTTCCTGAAGCGCATGGAGACACTTAGGTCCTGTGGGAGCCTGGGAAAGAGTCGTAAGACGTTGGTCATCAGCTCTCCCATGCTGCAGCAGGAGGCCCAGGCACTGAAGACACTGCGGTGTGTCGAGATCATAAATGGAGATGGTGGGGCTCCAGAGCCACCATCCAGTGATGTACTGCCGCCCCAGTCTAGTAGTGAGGGTAGCAGTCATTCAAGCGGCAGCACAGTCAGCACACCCAGCCTGAAAGAACGTAAACCTCACCAAACTGACTACAAGCGCAGTGGCATGTATTTGGAAGACATAGACATCTTCTCAGGCACTCAAATGAAAAAAGTCGCAGAACAAAACCGCAGAAATGAATTTTGCTCCCATGAAGACCTTGTGGTCCATATTCCCAAAGACCATAAGCCAGGAACCTTTCCCAAAGCACTTTCCATTGAAAGCCTGTCCCCAACCAATGGAGCCTCCATTAACTGGCACACTGACACTGTGCACCGAGACTCCCCTCTACGTTCATGCAGAAAGGAATCCAGACCTGCCCCCCAGTGCTGCTCCAGAGGTAGCCGCATCAGTGTGTATGATAATGTTCCGGGGTCACATCTGTATGCCAGTACTGGAGACCTAATGGACCTGGAAAAAGAGGACCTGTTTCCTCACCTGGATGATATACTGTTGCATGTAAATGGCCTACAGCAGATTGTGGACCATTGGTCAAAAAATGTGCTACCTGGAGGAGAAGGGGTGGCTCCGGTGGATGGCCAGAGGAAAGATTTGAACAGCCTGCAGTCCTCTAGTCAGATCACATTGGAATTTGAGGGAAATTCAGTCACAGAAAGCCAGACCACACCTAGTGATGGAGACAGAGACAAAGTGTCACTTGTTGAGGCAGAATCTACGAAGCTCAGGGAAAGGAGAGACTCAGGAGTTGGTGCCTCACTCACAAGACCTAATAG GTTACGATGGCCCAGCTTTCAGATATCCAATCGTCTAAGTCACTCAGTGGCATCCTTGCAGATTACAAACCAGTCAGCAGGACAGCTGAGTTTGTTACAGAAGTTTTCTCTCTTGCGTCTTACTGcaatcatggaaaagtactccATGTCAAACAAGCATGGCTGGACTTG GGCTGTGCCAAAATTCATGAAGAGAATGAAGGTACCAGATTATAAGGATAAGAATGTGTTCGGAGTTCCGCTCATAGTGCATGTGCAGCGCTCTGGACAGCCCTTGCCTCTCGGCCTGCAACAGGCCCTGCGATACCTGAGGAGCCAGTGTCTTGATCAG GTTGGTCTGTTTCGTAAATCAGGGGTGAAGTCCCGAATTCAGGCTCTGAGGCAGATGAATGAAAGTTCTCCAGACAATGTGAACTATGAGGATCAGTCTGCTTATGATGTGGCTGACATGGTGAAGCAGTTTTTCAGGGATTTACCTGAGCCTTTACTCACCAGCAAGCTGGGGGAGACTTTCCTCCATATTTACCAGG ATGTGCCAAAGGACCAAAGGTTGCAAGCTGTCCAGGCAGCCATCATGTTGATGTCGGATGAAAACCGGGAGGTGCTGCAgacgctcctctgtttcctcagtgATGTCACGTCCTCTGTAGAAGAAAATCAGATGACGCCTATGAACATTGCTGTGTGCCTGGCCCCCTCACTCTTCCACCTTAACATACTGAAGAAGGACAATCTCTCACCAAA GGCCATGCAGAAGAAGTATTCCACAGGCAGACCGGACCAGAAGGATCTTAATGAAAACTTAGCAGCAACACAGGGCCTCGCTCATATGATCATCGAGTGCAATCGTCTCTTTGAG ATCCCTCATGAGATGGTTACTCAGTCACGCAACTCATATGTGGAGGCTGATTTGCACGCACCAACAATTGATGAGCTTAGCAAGCAGCTGGAAGATGATGATGGAACATACCAAACACATATGGAGGGGAGACTTcagaatctgctgaaagaggcACGGGAAAAGTCCAAATACTGGGTGTCATGCAGCAGCTCTGACAACACAGAGCTTTACTACAAGAAG GTGGGAGATGGGAACCCTTTGAGACATTGGAGAGTGTCTGTGGAAGTGGAAGCACCACCATCTGTTGTGTTGAACCGGGTGCTGCGAGAGCGCCACCTGTGGGATATGGATCTGCTTCAGTGGAAAGTGTGCGAGACACTGGACAAACAGACTGAGGTGTTTCAGTACGTCCTCAATCGTATGCCCCCTCACCCCAGCAGGGACTTTTTAGTTCTCAG GTCTTGGAGGACAGACTTGCCCAAAGGTGCTTGCTCCCTGGTTTCTGTGTCCATAGAGCATGAGGACTGTCCCCCTATAGGAGGGATACGAGCAGTAGTCCTGGAATCCAACTACTTGCTTGAACCTTGTGGTTCAGGAAAGTCTAGACTAACTCAAATCTGCAGAGTAGACTTGAA GGGAAGGACTTCAGATTGGTACAACAAAGCATTTGGTCATCTTTGTGCTGCAGAAGCTGCCCGGATCCGCAACTCCTTTCAGCCACTCATCACAGACGGCCCAGAGACCAAAATCTGA
- the stard13b gene encoding stAR-related lipid transfer protein 13 isoform X4, which translates to MSTEIEAKEACDWLRAAGFPQYAQLFEDSQFPIDITPVKRDHDFLDKDLVEPLCRRLNTLNKCASMKLDVNLPKKKSEDSDEEDLFAISDKWTFEWSSRRWSRLQDIDCLLRNHREGQTSRDGVPLRTTTSSESVLTDLSEPEVSSLHSESSGGSSHRGPSTEDSDCSNRTCSDSAAMPDSTSLTMPHIPKEFPHYGSLPNKHGKTSRIRAKDFLKRMETLRSCGSLGKSRKTLVISSPMLQQEAQALKTLRCVEIINGDGGAPEPPSSDVLPPQSSSEGSSHSSGSTVSTPSLKERKPHQTDYKRSGMYLEDIDIFSGTQMKKVAEQNRRNEFCSHEDLVVHIPKDHKPGTFPKALSIESLSPTNGASINWHTDTVHRDSPLRSCRKESRPAPQCCSRGSRISVYDNVPGSHLYASTGDLMDLEKEDLFPHLDDILLHVNGLQQIVDHWSKNVLPGGEGVAPVDGQRKDLNSLQSSSQITLEFEGNSVTESQTTPSDGDRDKVSLVEAESTKLRERRDSGVGASLTRPNRLRWPSFQISNRLSHSVASLQITNQSAGQLSLLQKFSLLRLTAIMEKYSMSNKHGWTWAVPKFMKRMKVPDYKDKNVFGVPLIVHVQRSGQPLPLGLQQALRYLRSQCLDQVGLFRKSGVKSRIQALRQMNESSPDNVNYEDQSAYDVADMVKQFFRDLPEPLLTSKLGETFLHIYQDVPKDQRLQAVQAAIMLMSDENREVLQTLLCFLSDVTSSVEENQMTPMNIAVCLAPSLFHLNILKKDNLSPKAMQKKYSTGRPDQKDLNENLAATQGLAHMIIECNRLFEIPHEMVTQSRNSYVEADLHAPTIDELSKQLEDDDGTYQTHMEGRLQNLLKEAREKSKYWVSCSSSDNTELYYKKVGDGNPLRHWRVSVEVEAPPSVVLNRVLRERHLWDMDLLQWKVCETLDKQTEVFQYVLNRMPPHPSRDFLVLRSWRTDLPKGACSLVSVSIEHEDCPPIGGIRAVVLESNYLLEPCGSGKSRLTQICRVDLKGRTSDWYNKAFGHLCAAEAARIRNSFQPLITDGPETKI; encoded by the exons AAATTGAGGCAAAGGAGGCGTGTGACTGGCTGCGGGCAGCAGGATTTCCCCAGTATGCTCAGCTCTTTGAAG ATTCTCAGTTTCCAATTGACATAACGCCTGTGAAAAGAGATCATGACTTTCTAGACAAAGACCTTGTGGAGCCTCTGTGCAG GCGACTCAACACACTGAACAAGTGTGCTTCTATGAAACTTGATGTGAACCTTCCAAAGAAGAAA AGTGAAGACTCTGATGAAGAAGACCTGTTTGCCATCAGTGACAAATGGACCTTTGAGTGGAGCAGCAGGCGTTGGTCCAGGTTACAGGACATTGATTGTCTGCTTAGAAACCACAGAGAGGGCCAGACATCCAGAGACGGCGTGCCTCTGAGAACCACCACCAGCAGCGAGAGTGTTCTGACAGACCTCAGCGAGCCAGAGGTTTCTTCGTTGCACAGTGAAAGCAGCGGAGGCAGCAGTCATAGGGGTCCCAGCACAGAGGACTCTGACTGCTCTAACCGAACCTGCTCAGATTCTGCTGCGATGCCAGACTCTACTTCTCTTACAATGCCTCACATCCCCAAAGAATTTCCTCACTACGGCTCTCTACCTAATAAGCATGGCAAGACAAGTCGCATCCGAGCCAAAGACTTCCTGAAGCGCATGGAGACACTTAGGTCCTGTGGGAGCCTGGGAAAGAGTCGTAAGACGTTGGTCATCAGCTCTCCCATGCTGCAGCAGGAGGCCCAGGCACTGAAGACACTGCGGTGTGTCGAGATCATAAATGGAGATGGTGGGGCTCCAGAGCCACCATCCAGTGATGTACTGCCGCCCCAGTCTAGTAGTGAGGGTAGCAGTCATTCAAGCGGCAGCACAGTCAGCACACCCAGCCTGAAAGAACGTAAACCTCACCAAACTGACTACAAGCGCAGTGGCATGTATTTGGAAGACATAGACATCTTCTCAGGCACTCAAATGAAAAAAGTCGCAGAACAAAACCGCAGAAATGAATTTTGCTCCCATGAAGACCTTGTGGTCCATATTCCCAAAGACCATAAGCCAGGAACCTTTCCCAAAGCACTTTCCATTGAAAGCCTGTCCCCAACCAATGGAGCCTCCATTAACTGGCACACTGACACTGTGCACCGAGACTCCCCTCTACGTTCATGCAGAAAGGAATCCAGACCTGCCCCCCAGTGCTGCTCCAGAGGTAGCCGCATCAGTGTGTATGATAATGTTCCGGGGTCACATCTGTATGCCAGTACTGGAGACCTAATGGACCTGGAAAAAGAGGACCTGTTTCCTCACCTGGATGATATACTGTTGCATGTAAATGGCCTACAGCAGATTGTGGACCATTGGTCAAAAAATGTGCTACCTGGAGGAGAAGGGGTGGCTCCGGTGGATGGCCAGAGGAAAGATTTGAACAGCCTGCAGTCCTCTAGTCAGATCACATTGGAATTTGAGGGAAATTCAGTCACAGAAAGCCAGACCACACCTAGTGATGGAGACAGAGACAAAGTGTCACTTGTTGAGGCAGAATCTACGAAGCTCAGGGAAAGGAGAGACTCAGGAGTTGGTGCCTCACTCACAAGACCTAATAG GTTACGATGGCCCAGCTTTCAGATATCCAATCGTCTAAGTCACTCAGTGGCATCCTTGCAGATTACAAACCAGTCAGCAGGACAGCTGAGTTTGTTACAGAAGTTTTCTCTCTTGCGTCTTACTGcaatcatggaaaagtactccATGTCAAACAAGCATGGCTGGACTTG GGCTGTGCCAAAATTCATGAAGAGAATGAAGGTACCAGATTATAAGGATAAGAATGTGTTCGGAGTTCCGCTCATAGTGCATGTGCAGCGCTCTGGACAGCCCTTGCCTCTCGGCCTGCAACAGGCCCTGCGATACCTGAGGAGCCAGTGTCTTGATCAG GTTGGTCTGTTTCGTAAATCAGGGGTGAAGTCCCGAATTCAGGCTCTGAGGCAGATGAATGAAAGTTCTCCAGACAATGTGAACTATGAGGATCAGTCTGCTTATGATGTGGCTGACATGGTGAAGCAGTTTTTCAGGGATTTACCTGAGCCTTTACTCACCAGCAAGCTGGGGGAGACTTTCCTCCATATTTACCAGG ATGTGCCAAAGGACCAAAGGTTGCAAGCTGTCCAGGCAGCCATCATGTTGATGTCGGATGAAAACCGGGAGGTGCTGCAgacgctcctctgtttcctcagtgATGTCACGTCCTCTGTAGAAGAAAATCAGATGACGCCTATGAACATTGCTGTGTGCCTGGCCCCCTCACTCTTCCACCTTAACATACTGAAGAAGGACAATCTCTCACCAAA GGCCATGCAGAAGAAGTATTCCACAGGCAGACCGGACCAGAAGGATCTTAATGAAAACTTAGCAGCAACACAGGGCCTCGCTCATATGATCATCGAGTGCAATCGTCTCTTTGAG ATCCCTCATGAGATGGTTACTCAGTCACGCAACTCATATGTGGAGGCTGATTTGCACGCACCAACAATTGATGAGCTTAGCAAGCAGCTGGAAGATGATGATGGAACATACCAAACACATATGGAGGGGAGACTTcagaatctgctgaaagaggcACGGGAAAAGTCCAAATACTGGGTGTCATGCAGCAGCTCTGACAACACAGAGCTTTACTACAAGAAG GTGGGAGATGGGAACCCTTTGAGACATTGGAGAGTGTCTGTGGAAGTGGAAGCACCACCATCTGTTGTGTTGAACCGGGTGCTGCGAGAGCGCCACCTGTGGGATATGGATCTGCTTCAGTGGAAAGTGTGCGAGACACTGGACAAACAGACTGAGGTGTTTCAGTACGTCCTCAATCGTATGCCCCCTCACCCCAGCAGGGACTTTTTAGTTCTCAG GTCTTGGAGGACAGACTTGCCCAAAGGTGCTTGCTCCCTGGTTTCTGTGTCCATAGAGCATGAGGACTGTCCCCCTATAGGAGGGATACGAGCAGTAGTCCTGGAATCCAACTACTTGCTTGAACCTTGTGGTTCAGGAAAGTCTAGACTAACTCAAATCTGCAGAGTAGACTTGAA GGGAAGGACTTCAGATTGGTACAACAAAGCATTTGGTCATCTTTGTGCTGCAGAAGCTGCCCGGATCCGCAACTCCTTTCAGCCACTCATCACAGACGGCCCAGAGACCAAAATCTGA
- the stard13b gene encoding stAR-related lipid transfer protein 13 isoform X3, whose product MMKTSQIEAKEACDWLRAAGFPQYAQLFEDSQFPIDITPVKRDHDFLDKDLVEPLCRRLNTLNKCASMKLDVNLPKKKSEDSDEEDLFAISDKWTFEWSSRRWSRLQDIDCLLRNHREGQTSRDGVPLRTTTSSESVLTDLSEPEVSSLHSESSGGSSHRGPSTEDSDCSNRTCSDSAAMPDSTSLTMPHIPKEFPHYGSLPNKHGKTSRIRAKDFLKRMETLRSCGSLGKSRKTLVISSPMLQQEAQALKTLRCVEIINGDGGAPEPPSSDVLPPQSSSEGSSHSSGSTVSTPSLKERKPHQTDYKRSGMYLEDIDIFSGTQMKKVAEQNRRNEFCSHEDLVVHIPKDHKPGTFPKALSIESLSPTNGASINWHTDTVHRDSPLRSCRKESRPAPQCCSRGSRISVYDNVPGSHLYASTGDLMDLEKEDLFPHLDDILLHVNGLQQIVDHWSKNVLPGGEGVAPVDGQRKDLNSLQSSSQITLEFEGNSVTESQTTPSDGDRDKVSLVEAESTKLRERRDSGVGASLTRPNRLRWPSFQISNRLSHSVASLQITNQSAGQLSLLQKFSLLRLTAIMEKYSMSNKHGWTWAVPKFMKRMKVPDYKDKNVFGVPLIVHVQRSGQPLPLGLQQALRYLRSQCLDQVGLFRKSGVKSRIQALRQMNESSPDNVNYEDQSAYDVADMVKQFFRDLPEPLLTSKLGETFLHIYQDVPKDQRLQAVQAAIMLMSDENREVLQTLLCFLSDVTSSVEENQMTPMNIAVCLAPSLFHLNILKKDNLSPKAMQKKYSTGRPDQKDLNENLAATQGLAHMIIECNRLFEIPHEMVTQSRNSYVEADLHAPTIDELSKQLEDDDGTYQTHMEGRLQNLLKEAREKSKYWVSCSSSDNTELYYKKVGDGNPLRHWRVSVEVEAPPSVVLNRVLRERHLWDMDLLQWKVCETLDKQTEVFQYVLNRMPPHPSRDFLVLRSWRTDLPKGACSLVSVSIEHEDCPPIGGIRAVVLESNYLLEPCGSGKSRLTQICRVDLKGRTSDWYNKAFGHLCAAEAARIRNSFQPLITDGPETKI is encoded by the exons ATGATGAAAACATCCC AAATTGAGGCAAAGGAGGCGTGTGACTGGCTGCGGGCAGCAGGATTTCCCCAGTATGCTCAGCTCTTTGAAG ATTCTCAGTTTCCAATTGACATAACGCCTGTGAAAAGAGATCATGACTTTCTAGACAAAGACCTTGTGGAGCCTCTGTGCAG GCGACTCAACACACTGAACAAGTGTGCTTCTATGAAACTTGATGTGAACCTTCCAAAGAAGAAA AGTGAAGACTCTGATGAAGAAGACCTGTTTGCCATCAGTGACAAATGGACCTTTGAGTGGAGCAGCAGGCGTTGGTCCAGGTTACAGGACATTGATTGTCTGCTTAGAAACCACAGAGAGGGCCAGACATCCAGAGACGGCGTGCCTCTGAGAACCACCACCAGCAGCGAGAGTGTTCTGACAGACCTCAGCGAGCCAGAGGTTTCTTCGTTGCACAGTGAAAGCAGCGGAGGCAGCAGTCATAGGGGTCCCAGCACAGAGGACTCTGACTGCTCTAACCGAACCTGCTCAGATTCTGCTGCGATGCCAGACTCTACTTCTCTTACAATGCCTCACATCCCCAAAGAATTTCCTCACTACGGCTCTCTACCTAATAAGCATGGCAAGACAAGTCGCATCCGAGCCAAAGACTTCCTGAAGCGCATGGAGACACTTAGGTCCTGTGGGAGCCTGGGAAAGAGTCGTAAGACGTTGGTCATCAGCTCTCCCATGCTGCAGCAGGAGGCCCAGGCACTGAAGACACTGCGGTGTGTCGAGATCATAAATGGAGATGGTGGGGCTCCAGAGCCACCATCCAGTGATGTACTGCCGCCCCAGTCTAGTAGTGAGGGTAGCAGTCATTCAAGCGGCAGCACAGTCAGCACACCCAGCCTGAAAGAACGTAAACCTCACCAAACTGACTACAAGCGCAGTGGCATGTATTTGGAAGACATAGACATCTTCTCAGGCACTCAAATGAAAAAAGTCGCAGAACAAAACCGCAGAAATGAATTTTGCTCCCATGAAGACCTTGTGGTCCATATTCCCAAAGACCATAAGCCAGGAACCTTTCCCAAAGCACTTTCCATTGAAAGCCTGTCCCCAACCAATGGAGCCTCCATTAACTGGCACACTGACACTGTGCACCGAGACTCCCCTCTACGTTCATGCAGAAAGGAATCCAGACCTGCCCCCCAGTGCTGCTCCAGAGGTAGCCGCATCAGTGTGTATGATAATGTTCCGGGGTCACATCTGTATGCCAGTACTGGAGACCTAATGGACCTGGAAAAAGAGGACCTGTTTCCTCACCTGGATGATATACTGTTGCATGTAAATGGCCTACAGCAGATTGTGGACCATTGGTCAAAAAATGTGCTACCTGGAGGAGAAGGGGTGGCTCCGGTGGATGGCCAGAGGAAAGATTTGAACAGCCTGCAGTCCTCTAGTCAGATCACATTGGAATTTGAGGGAAATTCAGTCACAGAAAGCCAGACCACACCTAGTGATGGAGACAGAGACAAAGTGTCACTTGTTGAGGCAGAATCTACGAAGCTCAGGGAAAGGAGAGACTCAGGAGTTGGTGCCTCACTCACAAGACCTAATAG GTTACGATGGCCCAGCTTTCAGATATCCAATCGTCTAAGTCACTCAGTGGCATCCTTGCAGATTACAAACCAGTCAGCAGGACAGCTGAGTTTGTTACAGAAGTTTTCTCTCTTGCGTCTTACTGcaatcatggaaaagtactccATGTCAAACAAGCATGGCTGGACTTG GGCTGTGCCAAAATTCATGAAGAGAATGAAGGTACCAGATTATAAGGATAAGAATGTGTTCGGAGTTCCGCTCATAGTGCATGTGCAGCGCTCTGGACAGCCCTTGCCTCTCGGCCTGCAACAGGCCCTGCGATACCTGAGGAGCCAGTGTCTTGATCAG GTTGGTCTGTTTCGTAAATCAGGGGTGAAGTCCCGAATTCAGGCTCTGAGGCAGATGAATGAAAGTTCTCCAGACAATGTGAACTATGAGGATCAGTCTGCTTATGATGTGGCTGACATGGTGAAGCAGTTTTTCAGGGATTTACCTGAGCCTTTACTCACCAGCAAGCTGGGGGAGACTTTCCTCCATATTTACCAGG ATGTGCCAAAGGACCAAAGGTTGCAAGCTGTCCAGGCAGCCATCATGTTGATGTCGGATGAAAACCGGGAGGTGCTGCAgacgctcctctgtttcctcagtgATGTCACGTCCTCTGTAGAAGAAAATCAGATGACGCCTATGAACATTGCTGTGTGCCTGGCCCCCTCACTCTTCCACCTTAACATACTGAAGAAGGACAATCTCTCACCAAA GGCCATGCAGAAGAAGTATTCCACAGGCAGACCGGACCAGAAGGATCTTAATGAAAACTTAGCAGCAACACAGGGCCTCGCTCATATGATCATCGAGTGCAATCGTCTCTTTGAG ATCCCTCATGAGATGGTTACTCAGTCACGCAACTCATATGTGGAGGCTGATTTGCACGCACCAACAATTGATGAGCTTAGCAAGCAGCTGGAAGATGATGATGGAACATACCAAACACATATGGAGGGGAGACTTcagaatctgctgaaagaggcACGGGAAAAGTCCAAATACTGGGTGTCATGCAGCAGCTCTGACAACACAGAGCTTTACTACAAGAAG GTGGGAGATGGGAACCCTTTGAGACATTGGAGAGTGTCTGTGGAAGTGGAAGCACCACCATCTGTTGTGTTGAACCGGGTGCTGCGAGAGCGCCACCTGTGGGATATGGATCTGCTTCAGTGGAAAGTGTGCGAGACACTGGACAAACAGACTGAGGTGTTTCAGTACGTCCTCAATCGTATGCCCCCTCACCCCAGCAGGGACTTTTTAGTTCTCAG GTCTTGGAGGACAGACTTGCCCAAAGGTGCTTGCTCCCTGGTTTCTGTGTCCATAGAGCATGAGGACTGTCCCCCTATAGGAGGGATACGAGCAGTAGTCCTGGAATCCAACTACTTGCTTGAACCTTGTGGTTCAGGAAAGTCTAGACTAACTCAAATCTGCAGAGTAGACTTGAA GGGAAGGACTTCAGATTGGTACAACAAAGCATTTGGTCATCTTTGTGCTGCAGAAGCTGCCCGGATCCGCAACTCCTTTCAGCCACTCATCACAGACGGCCCAGAGACCAAAATCTGA